Proteins encoded within one genomic window of Lagenorhynchus albirostris chromosome 9, mLagAlb1.1, whole genome shotgun sequence:
- the ZW10 gene encoding centromere/kinetochore protein zw10 homolog isoform X2 has protein sequence MASFVTEVLAHSGRLEKEDLCTRISRLTQRVEEIKGEVCSMISKKYSEFLPSMQSAQDLVTQVDKLSDDIDLLKSRIESEVRRDLHVSTAEFTDLKQQLERDSVVLSLLRQLHEFSTAIEEYNCALAEKKYVTAAQRLEEAQICLKLLKSRKCFDLKILKSLSMELTIQKQNILYHLGEEWQKLIVWKFPPSKDTSNLESCLQTELHLCAEPSQKEEKTPVPPISSVLLAFSLLGELHTKLKSFGQMLLKYILRPLASCPSLFAVIESQPNIIIIRFESVMTGLEHPSPSEVFAKIRLVLEVVQKQLLDSPLVADVENEKTCKIVLAEMLGDMIWEDLSECLIKNCLVYSIPTNSSKLQQYEEIIQSTEEFENALKEMRFLKGNTTDLLKYARNINSHFANKKCQDVIVAARNLMTSEIHNTVKITPASKISVPDLPSPAEGDKLQVQKVSTTQYNEVMNLEPENTLDQHSFSLPTCRISESVKKLMELAYQTLLEATTSSDQCAVQLFYSVRNIFHLFHDVVPTYHKENLQKLPQLAAIHLNNWTECFLAQMRAQKGELLERLSSARNFSNMDDEDNYSAASKAVRQVLHQLKRLGIVWQDVLPVNIYCKAMGTLLSTTISEIIGRITALEDISTEDGDRLYSLCKTVMDEGPQVFAPLSEENKNKKYQEEVPVYVPKWMPFKELMIMLQASLQEIGDRWADGKGPLAAAFSSSEVKALIRALFQNTERRAAALAKIK, from the exons ATGGCCTCGTTCGTGACGGAAGTCCTGGCACACTCGGGGAGGCTGGAAAAGGAGGATCTGTGCACTCGGATCAGCCGCCTGACCCAGCGGGTGGAGGAGATTAAG GGCGAGGTATGCAGTATGATCAGCAAGAAGTACAGTGAATTCCTGCCTAGCATGCAAAGTGCACAGGACCTGGTTACCCAAGTGGATAAGCTATCTGATGACATTGACCTGCTGAAATCCAGGATAGAGAGTGAG GTCCGCCGGGATCTTCACGTATCAACTGCTGAATTTACAGACTTGAAGCAACAGTTGGAAAGAGACTCGGTAGTCCTAAGTTTACTTAGACAGCTACACGAG TTTTCTACTGCTATTGAGGAATATAATTGTGCATTGGCAGAGAAGAAGTATGTTACTGCTGCTCAGCGTCTAGAAGAG GCACAGATATGCTTGAAGttattaaaatccagaaaatgctttgatttaaaaatactgaaatctcTCAGCATGGAGCTTACAATACAGAAACAGAACATACTTTATCACCTTGGAGAAGAGTGGCAGAAGCTGATTGTATGGAAGTTCCCACCATCAAAAG aTACCAGCAACTTGGAATCTTGCCTACAAACAGAACTTCATTTATGCGCTGAACCAtctcagaaagaagagaagaccCCCGTGCCACCCATCAGTTCTGTCCTCTTGGCATTTTCTCTTCTTGGGGAGCTACATACCAAGCTTAAGTCATTTG GTCAGATGCTGCTGAAGTATATCCTTAGGCCTCTGGCATCTTGCCCATCCCTTTTTGCTGTGATAGAAAGCCAACCTAACATCATTATCATTCGTTTTGAATCTGTGATGACTGGCTTGGAACATCCATCACCATCTGAAGTTTTTGCCAAGATCAGACTGGTACTGGAAGTGGTCCAGAAACAACTTCTAG ATTCGCCTCTTGTTGCTGatgtagaaaatgagaaaacatgcaAGATCGTATTGGCTGAGATGCTTGGTGACATGATCTGGGAGGATTTGTCCGAGTGCCTCATTAAAAATTGTTTGGTTTATTCTATCCCAACAAATAGCAGCAAGTTACAGCAGTATGAGGAG ATCATACAGTCCACTGAAGAATTTGAAAATGCCTTAAAGGAGATGAGGTTTCTAAAAGGAAATACTACAGATTTGCTGAAATATGCCCGTAACATCAATTCTCATTTTGCTAACAAGAAGTGTCAGGATGTGATTGTGGCAGCTAGAAACCTAATGACCTCTGAAATTCACAACACTGTGAAG ATCACTCCTGCTTCTAAGATAAGCGTGCCAGATTTACCTAGTCCTGCTGAGGGTGACAAACTACAAGTACAGAAAGTGTCCACAACTCAGTACAACGAAGTGATGAATTTAGAGCCTGAAAATACGTTGGACCAACATTCCTTTTCTTTGCCCACATGCCGCATCAGTGAATCTGTGAAGAAATTAATGGAACTCGCCTATCAGACTTTACTGGAGGCAACAACTAGCAGTGATCAATG TGCTGTTCAACTTTTCTACTCAGTGAGGAATATCTTCCATTTGTTCCATGATGTTGTACCAACATATCACAA GGAGAACCTTCAAAAACTGCCCCAGTTGGCTGCCATTCACCTCAACAACT GGACAGAGTGTTTTTTGGCCCAAATGCGGGCACAGAAAGGAGAACTTCTGGAAAGATTATCAAGTGCTAGAAACTTTTCAAACATGGACGATGAGGACAATTACTCTGCAGCAAGTAAAGCAGTCCGACAG GTACTGCACCAACTAAAGAGACTTGGAATTGTGTGGCAGGATGTCCTGCCAGTGAACATATATTGCAAGGCTATGGGGACTTTACTCAGTACAACAATTTCTGAGATCATTGGCAGAATCACTGCCCTAGAG GACATCTCTACTGAAGATGGTGATAGATTGTATTCCTTATGCAAAACAGTGATGGATGAAGGACCTCAAGTATTTGCACCTCTGTctgaagaaaacaagaacaagaaGTATCAAGAAGAGGTTCCGGTCTACGTGCCAAAATGGATGCCATTCAAAGAATTGATGATAATGTTACAAGCCAGCCTGCAAGAAATTGGGGATCG GTGGGCAGATGGAAAAGGGCCCTTGGCAGCTGCGTTCTCTTCCAGCGAAGTAAAAGCTTTAATTCGTGCCTTGTTCCAGAACACAGAAAGAAGAGCAGCTGCCCTTGCCAAGATTAAATAG
- the ZW10 gene encoding centromere/kinetochore protein zw10 homolog isoform X1 — MASFVTEVLAHSGRLEKEDLCTRISRLTQRVEEIKGEVCSMISKKYSEFLPSMQSAQDLVTQVDKLSDDIDLLKSRIESEVRRDLHVSTAEFTDLKQQLERDSVVLSLLRQLHEFSTAIEEYNCALAEKKYVTAAQRLEEAQICLKLLKSRKCFDLKILKSLSMELTIQKQNILYHLGEEWQKLIVWKFPPSKDTSNLESCLQTELHLCAEPSQKEEKTPVPPISSVLLAFSLLGELHTKLKSFGQMLLKYILRPLASCPSLFAVIESQPNIIIIRFESVMTGLEHPSPSEVFAKIRLVLEVVQKQLLDSPLVADVENEKTCKIVLAEMLGDMIWEDLSECLIKNCLVYSIPTNSSKLQQYEEIIQSTEEFENALKEMRFLKGNTTDLLKYARNINSHFANKKCQDVIVAARNLMTSEIHNTVKITPASKISVPDLPSPAEGDKLQVQKVSTTQYNEVMNLEPENTLDQHSFSLPTCRISESVKKLMELAYQTLLEATTSSDQCAVQLFYSVRNIFHLFHDVVPTYHKENLQKLPQLAAIHLNNCMYIAHHLLTLGHQFRLRLAPILCDGTTTFVDLVPGFRRLGTECFLAQMRAQKGELLERLSSARNFSNMDDEDNYSAASKAVRQVLHQLKRLGIVWQDVLPVNIYCKAMGTLLSTTISEIIGRITALEDISTEDGDRLYSLCKTVMDEGPQVFAPLSEENKNKKYQEEVPVYVPKWMPFKELMIMLQASLQEIGDRWADGKGPLAAAFSSSEVKALIRALFQNTERRAAALAKIK, encoded by the exons ATGGCCTCGTTCGTGACGGAAGTCCTGGCACACTCGGGGAGGCTGGAAAAGGAGGATCTGTGCACTCGGATCAGCCGCCTGACCCAGCGGGTGGAGGAGATTAAG GGCGAGGTATGCAGTATGATCAGCAAGAAGTACAGTGAATTCCTGCCTAGCATGCAAAGTGCACAGGACCTGGTTACCCAAGTGGATAAGCTATCTGATGACATTGACCTGCTGAAATCCAGGATAGAGAGTGAG GTCCGCCGGGATCTTCACGTATCAACTGCTGAATTTACAGACTTGAAGCAACAGTTGGAAAGAGACTCGGTAGTCCTAAGTTTACTTAGACAGCTACACGAG TTTTCTACTGCTATTGAGGAATATAATTGTGCATTGGCAGAGAAGAAGTATGTTACTGCTGCTCAGCGTCTAGAAGAG GCACAGATATGCTTGAAGttattaaaatccagaaaatgctttgatttaaaaatactgaaatctcTCAGCATGGAGCTTACAATACAGAAACAGAACATACTTTATCACCTTGGAGAAGAGTGGCAGAAGCTGATTGTATGGAAGTTCCCACCATCAAAAG aTACCAGCAACTTGGAATCTTGCCTACAAACAGAACTTCATTTATGCGCTGAACCAtctcagaaagaagagaagaccCCCGTGCCACCCATCAGTTCTGTCCTCTTGGCATTTTCTCTTCTTGGGGAGCTACATACCAAGCTTAAGTCATTTG GTCAGATGCTGCTGAAGTATATCCTTAGGCCTCTGGCATCTTGCCCATCCCTTTTTGCTGTGATAGAAAGCCAACCTAACATCATTATCATTCGTTTTGAATCTGTGATGACTGGCTTGGAACATCCATCACCATCTGAAGTTTTTGCCAAGATCAGACTGGTACTGGAAGTGGTCCAGAAACAACTTCTAG ATTCGCCTCTTGTTGCTGatgtagaaaatgagaaaacatgcaAGATCGTATTGGCTGAGATGCTTGGTGACATGATCTGGGAGGATTTGTCCGAGTGCCTCATTAAAAATTGTTTGGTTTATTCTATCCCAACAAATAGCAGCAAGTTACAGCAGTATGAGGAG ATCATACAGTCCACTGAAGAATTTGAAAATGCCTTAAAGGAGATGAGGTTTCTAAAAGGAAATACTACAGATTTGCTGAAATATGCCCGTAACATCAATTCTCATTTTGCTAACAAGAAGTGTCAGGATGTGATTGTGGCAGCTAGAAACCTAATGACCTCTGAAATTCACAACACTGTGAAG ATCACTCCTGCTTCTAAGATAAGCGTGCCAGATTTACCTAGTCCTGCTGAGGGTGACAAACTACAAGTACAGAAAGTGTCCACAACTCAGTACAACGAAGTGATGAATTTAGAGCCTGAAAATACGTTGGACCAACATTCCTTTTCTTTGCCCACATGCCGCATCAGTGAATCTGTGAAGAAATTAATGGAACTCGCCTATCAGACTTTACTGGAGGCAACAACTAGCAGTGATCAATG TGCTGTTCAACTTTTCTACTCAGTGAGGAATATCTTCCATTTGTTCCATGATGTTGTACCAACATATCACAA GGAGAACCTTCAAAAACTGCCCCAGTTGGCTGCCATTCACCTCAACAACTGTATGTATATCGCTCACCACTTGCTGACCCTCGGGCATCAGTTCAGATTGCGTCTTGCCCCCATTCTGTGTGATGGCACTACTACTTTTGTGGATCTTGTACCTGGCTTCAGGAGACTTG GGACAGAGTGTTTTTTGGCCCAAATGCGGGCACAGAAAGGAGAACTTCTGGAAAGATTATCAAGTGCTAGAAACTTTTCAAACATGGACGATGAGGACAATTACTCTGCAGCAAGTAAAGCAGTCCGACAG GTACTGCACCAACTAAAGAGACTTGGAATTGTGTGGCAGGATGTCCTGCCAGTGAACATATATTGCAAGGCTATGGGGACTTTACTCAGTACAACAATTTCTGAGATCATTGGCAGAATCACTGCCCTAGAG GACATCTCTACTGAAGATGGTGATAGATTGTATTCCTTATGCAAAACAGTGATGGATGAAGGACCTCAAGTATTTGCACCTCTGTctgaagaaaacaagaacaagaaGTATCAAGAAGAGGTTCCGGTCTACGTGCCAAAATGGATGCCATTCAAAGAATTGATGATAATGTTACAAGCCAGCCTGCAAGAAATTGGGGATCG GTGGGCAGATGGAAAAGGGCCCTTGGCAGCTGCGTTCTCTTCCAGCGAAGTAAAAGCTTTAATTCGTGCCTTGTTCCAGAACACAGAAAGAAGAGCAGCTGCCCTTGCCAAGATTAAATAG
- the CLDN25 gene encoding LOW QUALITY PROTEIN: putative claudin-25 (The sequence of the model RefSeq protein was modified relative to this genomic sequence to represent the inferred CDS: inserted 1 base in 1 codon; substituted 2 bases at 2 genomic stop codons) — protein sequence MAWSFRGKAQPGGLLLSLLGWVCSCVTTVLPQWKTLSLELNEMETWIIGLWEVCVDQEEVTTVCKAFESFSSLPLELQASRILMVASHGLGLLGLLLSGFGAQCFRFXRIRWVFQRWLCLLGGTLEASALATPLFPVSWVACATIQDFWDDSVPEIVPXWEFGDALXLGWAAGVFLALGGLLLISSACLGKEDVPSVQMAVLTAAPPSCAPAEKFDRLFHLMPRPRMLFI from the exons ATGGCCTGGAGTTTCCGTGGGAAAGCCCAGCCTGGGGGACTGCTCCTCTCTCTGCTTGGCTGGGTCTGTTCATGTGTCACCACCGTCCTGCCCCAATGGAAAACTCTCAGTCTGGAGCTGAACGAAATGGAGACCTGGATCATAGGACTTTGGGAGGTCTGCGTAGATCAAGAGGAAGTTACCACTGTGTGTAAGGCCTTTGAGTCCTTCTCGTCTCTGCCTCTGGAGCTCCAGGCATCCCGCATCCTCATGGTAGCCTCCCATGGGCTGGGACTACTGGGGCTTCTGCTCTCTGGTTTTGGGGCCCAATGCTTCCGGT CAAGGATCAGATGGGTATTCCAGAGGTGGCTTTGCCTCCTGGGAGGGACTTTGGAGGCATCAGCTTTGGCCACTCCCCTCTTTCCAGTCTCCTGGGTGGCCTGCGCCACAATCCAAGACTTCTGGGATGACAGCGTCCCTGAGATTGTGCCTTAGTGGGAGTTTGGAGATGCCCTCtagctgggctgggctgctggtGTTTTCCTGGCCCTTGGTGGGTTACTCCTTATCTCCTCGGCCTGCCTGGGAAAAGAAGATGTGCCCTCTGTCCAGATGGCTGTCCTTACAGCAGCCCCACCATCCTGTGCTCCAGCGGAGAAGTTCGATCGCTTGTTCCACCTAATGCCAAGACCTAGGATGCTGTTCATCTAG